GCGTGATAAAAGGATATAGATCTAATTTGGATTTAGCGATTGCGTGTcagatatttaaattttaatttagtaCATGCTCTATATTTGCATTTTGATCTTGAGTTAGATGCTAAGACATTTATGCACATTATTTGTTTACTTATACGTCTtcctattttcattttatagCAAATAATGGAGCTGGAAGGACTCCATTGAATTGGGAAACTAGGTCCACCATCGCCCTTGGTGCTGCTCAAGGGATTGCATACCTACACTCACAAAGTCCAACATCTTCCCATGGAAACATCAAGTCATCAAACATCCTTCTCACCAAATCATTTGAACCTCGCGTCTCAGATTTCGGGCTCGCTTACCTGGCTCTTCCAACCGCTACACCCAACCGAGTTTCCGGTTACCGTGCACCAGAGGTCACCGACGCACGCAAAGTATCCCAAAAAGCAGACGTCTATAGCTTTGGTATAATGCTTTTGGAGCTTCTTACCGGGAAGGCGCCTACCCATTCTTCACTGAATGAAGAAGGAGTAGACCTACCAAGATGGGTCCAGTCCATTGTTCAAGACGAGTGGAACACCGAGGTTTTCGACATGGAGCTTCTCAGGTACCAAAGCGTTGAGGAGGAAATGGTGAATCTTTTGCAGCTTGCGCTTGAATGCACCACTCAATATCCTGATAAGAGACCTTCAATGGATGTGGTTGCAAGCAAGATTGAGAAAATTTGTCATCCAAGCTTagagaaagaggaagagaagattCATGATGATTTGTCTAAAGATGAAGATAATTGATTTTTCCCAACAGTACTATTCTGTTGATGATTGGGGGTGCTCCATAagcttaaaaatataaaactaaagAGAGAAACCTCATTATTTCAATATTGGCCTGTTTTTGGCATGATTATTATATTGTTCTTGTTTTATTGATTGAAGGAGTATAGAAACCAGTTAATTTACTGCTACATTTAGATACATGATTGAGTTCATTTTTACTGAATTATTATGTGGGAAATGTGAATAATCTGTTTGGATATCTAGTTATATTTACATCCTTTTAtcatagttttttgttttttataagcGTTGAAACAAGGTTTTCTACTCTTCTTAAAGTCCAACCTATCATAGTTTTGAGTGCATGTTTATAGTATTATCTTCTAGACCCCATTTGCTTGTAAATTGAGTTTTGTCCATAACATGTTTGGCACAATCACATGGGtttataattgaatatgattgaatcatgattttagtaaaataaatagtttatatcatatcataattTGCAAACTATATTTCAAACACAACCATTATATGGACGGGGTTGGGCAGGGGGGactttttttctattatatagAAGATGGTTGAAACTAAATCTTTTTCAAATTATCTTGTATAATGTTTAGAGgacataaagaaaatataatgtaacatacattttattttatatttgatgtaTTCAACAGCAtaatgatgaagaaaaaaaatagaaaaaatatcattaaaaaatatgaaatcgaATAAAATGAAACACATTCACCTGCCACACTTTACCAAATCACACATCAAGACATGGTTCATATAATGATTTATGggtttatatttgatttttttttttttcagatgaTAGCTAAAGTTAAAACATTCTCACCAAATAAAGCTGAAGTTCAAAACTAAATAATTGAGATTGAGTACACTTCATAACTACTACTGGGGGGCTACCTCATTTCGATAAAACTTAGTTAACATTTCAAATCACActataaaaataacttaagaACTATACATGATATATCTAAATTTGGTTATCATGTTATTCATACGACCGCCACCGTTGGTTAATATTGACTAATCTTCATTGGGAAACCCGTGAATCATACAAAATAAGTTCTCGTCTTTCGACTGAATTTTTTCCATACGCAAGAGTTACAGATCAAATTCATGACCACTTATTTAAATGAGACAAACTCATTACCACTGTCAATGGTATACAACTTATACATTTATTCTTTCTCTTGTGCACctgtttttgttatattattattcatatttatgtttttatcaattaataaagtaaaaacaatatAGAGCAGCCTTTAAAGTGATGCTGCTTTGGCTATTGTTCTATTCTTCAACAACATCTTTGTGCCTTCAAATTCCAAAATAGATcttgggtaaaaaaaaaacaactctatTAACATCTAGAAAATTTTATGGTATGTGCTTTCCTTGAAAATTGACATATATTCTTTGTTGCAcatctttttgagtgaaaaagAGAGTATACTAATATGACTACCCAAATAACCATATTTAAATGTATATGTAAATATTTATCGAGTTACTTTTGCTTTTAGACACAACTTCGGTTTGTTGAAACTTAGGTGTAAAGAATTATGCTTTTCTAACTTATATCTTTGGCCAtatgataaaaaattgaaagaaaaagacaGGTAAAAGTGAAATGTAGATTGATTTCGCTTctaattcaattttgatttgttgAAACTGAGTTGTTTCAGTTAGTTTTAGAAGGGATTATCTAAATTTAGGGAAACTAGTAAATATATCATGATTATCTAGTCTAGATATATTCTTTTAGTaaatatttaattcttttaGTTTGATACTAGTGTGGAATAACCAATTCGAATGGAATTGGGCTCAGATTTCATTAGTGTCTCGAGCTCAAGTTTAATTGATGACAAAATGTGGTTGAGAAGAGAAACTTTAGGGATTAGTTATCGATAAAGTTAGTAAATATTTCAACCAATATTTTTCAAGGGATTAGTTAGTAgtattataaaaaatactacTAGTGTCTATAATTCTAGttgtattttaataataataataataataataataataataataataataataataataataataatagaataatGGGAAATTTCAAGGTTTGATCTAATGGTAAAAAGATAAGTCTTGAATCTAAGATGTCTCGGTTTCTAGCCTTGTTAGTGTATTTGAAAAGAGGTAAACGTAAGTATATTTGTAAGTGTTCTTGAGCTTGAAAGTCTTTCCTACCTTAAAATGTGACACCATCTTATCACCCTAAATTTCTTCCGTTAAAAAATATAACGAGAGGATATGCTTAAATAAAGAGGATGTGTATATTTTGTTTCTGAAAGAGTTATTTATAGAGAAACAAAACTaagcaaataattttttttcactatccctcaaaaaaaaaaaaaatcactaaacaaaatCTTCAAAAGTAGAAAGCAAATGGTTGCATTTGACACAGACTAGGGATGGCAATTAGATCCAGGTTCGATGGACACCCACAAAAAAATACCCGCAATAGATAGCGTAAAATCCCGCTTTCATGGATATGGGCATGGGTTCGGGTAATTACCCGCAAACTTAAAAGGATGCGGGCACGGGTACGGGCACTATACTACCCAGCCCCACAACCcgcatatatgtttttttttatatatataataaataatttatatattaattaataattaatttacctAACTATTTAAGCTTAGACCTAAATCTAAAAATTGCTTATTACAGTAACCTAAACCTAGCATTTCGTTGCGTTGAATCTCTGCCGCCTGCCTGCCTTTCGTTGCTTTTTGTTATCCATCTCTTATGCTTCCGGGTAACTATTTCTTGAATCTCATATTTCTAAAGGGATGTCAATTGGACTCAGGCCTGATGGGCACCGCTAAATACTACGattcatactttttttatttggttaaatactACTATTCATACCATTTTAtgagttgatttgaaattttctgGATCATAATTGTATTTCAGTTGTGGtgcttttttattgtcttttcagaGTTAAATTGCAGataatgggtgcgggtatggaCACTTAGgtgcccatagggtatggggaagggcacgaaagttgttgcccacgagggtacgggccCGGGTAcgaatattttttacaaacgcgGATATGGGGATGGGTACTATAGTACCCTGcccattgggtacccattgccatccctaacaCAGACAAAATGGGAATAGATAGTACAGTTATGTTCTGTTATCTTTTCCttgattctataaaaaaaattaatcaaactaAAATGCACCCTTTTTGGTTTTTATATATCTTGCTTTATTCTATATTTTATATAGGCCAATAagcaaaaacatttttcttcctGTTCTATTCCCAATTAGGTTGACATCACTAAATGTTTACCAAACattattaaagtaaaataaattacattttgATGATTATTAATAAATACAGTAAATATTTTAGTTGATAGCATGACCATCTACCAAAACttcaattgaaaatgaaatatttgttgGATATATACTAAGCTTTGAAATATGAAGCACGTTGTGTCACAAATTCGAAAGGGACCACAAGGTCGTGATAGTTGCCTTACCAGTTAGTTCTTGAACCAAATGGATAATCCATAGAGTCCTGCATGTGGACCACTACCAAATTATTTTGAGCTTGAGCTTGAGCTTGATCAATAATAAACTATAGTATAACTTTAAGGGTTTAATTACAGCCATTAATAAGAAAAGTACAACAGATATAAGTTCATTCTGATGAAAAGCATGTGTAACAACTAACAAGTCATTACTCCCATTAATTGATCCCAACACATCAATGACATGTTTGGATGACATTAAGTTTATCCTCTGACGTATATGCATTTGTGAGACTCTttgaagagcttatggaaacaacaaACAACTTATGACCTGTTGTCCATAAACTCTCCATATAATAGTTTATATGATACCAATCTATGCGTAAACACTTATATATAAGCATTTACAttataagcgcttaattaaactatttatcCAAAGAGACTAATTCTAACACCACAACATCACAAAAGAATCAAGCTGCTGGTTATACAGTTCTTTTTAACTATTCCATAATTTGTCAACATAGACATTTGATCACCACCACACATCACCCTAATAAGAATTTGGTTGAAAAGGACACACTGATATGAATTCAGAGTTTTAACACGCAGAGCTTAGAGAAGTTAAGCAGAATGCAAGGCATTTTCTATTATCTTAACTCTGGGCAATGAAATATTAACATTTTATGATATGATCTGGTTCAGTTGTACATTACATTTAGTGTTATTTGTGTGAGATTCTATTTTTCAAAGACAAATCCATTCAATTCCAGTAATCAAATTGCCATTTATGATGTTCTTATTAACTGGTAAATTATCATGTTCTCCTAACAGCAAGTGTTGCAAACACAGCCATAATGCAATCCACCAGTCATAAAATCTAGATAAACAATACACATACATGATCGCGCGCGCATACACCGATTAGAAGGCTAACATGTTGATTTTTCATTGAGCGGACATATAATTATCTTCGTATTGGACAAAAAACATGGGTGGGCGTGAAAATAATGAATCACATGCTTCGAGTGACTTTTGTCCTAAATATGTTCGTAAATATAAGCATTTATCATTATAATTTAACAATGGTTGCCTTTCTCTTCCATGAATTTACAATGCCTAGAGTCCTACAAGAGTGTGGGattgaaataataaaactaTTTCCTTTCAAGATTCCAAGTCAAGGAAGCAATTTGTTTAAAGTGTTAGCACATTTTCAAATGGTGAATACATTTTATTTGTGAAGCAAGCCTCAATATTGATCTTTCTTCCACATTTAAATCacaatgataccaaatatttttaaacaaatgaaGTTGCTAGAGACTTGAATCTAATTATAAACATAAACCATCCAAAACTTGGGACAATATGAAGTAATCAGTTTACTCAAGAACATCGCATGAAAGATTTGACCAAGTTTGGTTGCTGTACACATACACATACTTGACCCGCAACTAAAATTAAGGTCTATGCATTACACCGGGAAGGAATTTCTCATCAACACAATCAGTTTGCAGTTTTCGAGTGTTTGATAAGCCAGTCGATGACGACATCTATGTTTACAGAATCCTTGCATGAAATCATGTAGCAACAGACCTCTCTGTCTTTAATTGACTCAAGTCCTCTGAAATCAACCAAAGTCGAAAAATCAAAGGTTTAATTAGTTACACAAAGCATTAAGAAATATTTCAATAAATACacacaacaataaaaacaataataatgatgattttTGGATGAAATTATTATATGAACTTACAGTTGATCTACCAATGCTTGCTTGGAAAGAGCTTCCGACTTGTCAATTTTGTTTCCAAGAACAAGCAATGGAATCCCATTCAAGGAAGGTTTTGTCAGGAGTTCATTTAATTCGCTTCGAGTTATTGGAACACTGTCTCTATCAGCAGCATCTACAACATACCTGCAATTGCATCCATGATTAAAGCAAACAGAACTGTATATACACCAAGAAATGCAACTCCTAATTACTCGAAAGAACAAAAATACACACCACAATATGAAGCATGTGTAAGACTTCTTATCAGAGAACAATATAAGAGGAGAGTACAGAAATCAATTGGCcgttatgtttttattatgtAAGTTATgctgtttatttttataaataaacagAGAAAGGAAAGGAGAAATGGGTGATGGGATAGTTATTCAATGGTTATGGCCTTATGGGAGGAAAAGACCAAGACTCTTATAATTCTGTAAACTAGATTTCCAATGGTAGTCTAAAGTCTAGCCACAGTAACCAAAATTCTTCACTAAAAGTCGGTTATTTCCTTTATATTTTCTATGTTTGAACCAGTTTCTATCAGCATCCACGGCCAATCTACATCTTGATAATAAAAAACAGTGGTTATAAAAACAAGTATCAGGAAGTGGTTCGATCCAAGCTATTACGACCCGGGGTACCCAAATTCTTGAAACTAGCGGAAGTGGTCAAATAGCTTTTAATAGTGACTCTTGACGTGAGCCTTTGGCTGGGTGTTTTGTTCTATTGTTCTGTAACTTCGCTCCATTTTCGGGTTCATCTTGtgcttgatttggtttttaaagaaaatatttacccgttcaaagaagaagaaaaaaagagtatCAGGATTTCTGTCCCTAATGTTTGAAAGAATGAGGAATACACACAATCACCTCTTCCTCATTCATTGAAAAGTGAAACTTTAAATGAATGATGATAGAGACATTTTCGACTTCTATGTTCACTCTCTATCAACATTCATTCTCCTCCAACACTAACAACATCAACAGTTTGTCTATATATTGGTGCTGTGAATGGAATTTTTCACCAAACTTGAATCACAACCCTTTAGCTCTACGTTCTAAGTTTCTAACGATTCATGTGTAATTGAGAAAATCTGTGTCTGCCCCCTTCTCATTTCCTTGTTGCCAATAAAGATAAAGTTACCTTATTGGAAGCCACACTAATTGCTCCTCAATTTGTATGATCACGTGTCTTGCCAAAACTTGAATCTACGGTACCTACCCATGTTTTGACCCAATTATATTGACTAACCGAAATCATTTTGGGATTTACTGAACCTTAGGTTAGGCCGAAAACTTAACAGGCTGCCTCCACCACCACTGTTTCCCAATAACCATCTCTTGACAGTTTTCCTTTGAATTCCTTCATCACCCAATAAATCCTCCTCCACATCTTTAGCCATTCTAATCAACTGCACTCTATTTTGAGGCTGCAGAGTGTGAACCTTTCATTGTAAAGATGGCGGAAGACCACTCATGAGATAGCTCATGTATTGTTGTTAAGGTAGTTTTGGTACCTTGGAGGAAATCAACACAAAAGCCTCTATATTGCTCAATAGTGCCGAACAGTCGAAAAGCTAACAATTCTTCAAAGGGATTTGCATGCACCCACCCCCATACTGTTTTATAAGAGTCTACTTCAACTTATCCCAAGTCAGTTTTTCTTCAGTCCCTTTGAGAAGATCAAACCAATGAGTAGTTCCTCCCTTCATATATGGCCAGCTAATTCTCACCTCGACTTCTTCAGTTGTGTTTAAAActtgaaaataaatttcattccTAGTGATCCATGCTATGCCTTGTTCCGTCAAAAGAGTTTTTTGGACTAACTGTTCTGTCAAACATAGGAAAGTCtacatttttaattaacattttataCTCATCCCAATACCCACCTTGTAATTTTCTTGATATTGGTTGATGAGACCTATCAACAAAGGATGAATCTCTAACTGAAGCAGATTCAACCCTGCAATCCTCAGTATTGTGACACATATGCACTCCATGTTTGCCCTCTTGAATTCTTTCAACAGATCAACCCTACTTTGTCATTCTTAGAATTTGGACTAGGCTTAACTTAACCCCAAAAGCTAGTTCAGTCACATTAGTTATATTTCTAGTCGATGTGTCATCTCAATACCACCCCCTCACATCTAGTATTGGACATATGGAGCGTCGACAAATACAAGTGATCCAATTTTAGATCTAGAATAGGTTGCGATACCATATTGGAGTATGGGCTAGGCTTAGCTTAATCCCATAAACTACCTCACGGGGTGAAGATTGGCCAAGGCTTAAAAGGGCTACTAAGTAAATTGGCTATATTTCAAGTCGATGTGGGAACCTAATAATCATCTATAATTTCTCTAATTCACAACCCTCCCCTCTTGGATTGGATCACAAAAGTCGGACCAACTATAGGGTTTATAATAAACTTTATTGAACTCCACAAAGAGTATACCAACCCACGGATATGGTAGATGAACTTCCCTATTAGCCTTAAGGCCGAGACTCTCCTATGAGAAAACAATTATCACGCtcacacaaaagaaaaagagaatgcAAACCAAAAACTTACACAAGTCCTCCTTATAACAACACCATATTAATTCAATCATTGCTGTGTACTTTTCTTATCATATATCTTCCCTACTGCACATAAAACAACTAGTACTACATAACTGTCCTAACATTTATATTCTATATTACTAATTTAACCTTAGCATTTTCTTATTTCTCCTAGAGTACACAAGCCACATTTTAGGCTTGTTTTCTGCATGGTCCAGGACCTAACTTTGGGCTCTAACagaaacataaacaataaaaaaaaacattaactaTATACAATTTGTAATCCAAcacaaacttaaaaaaaatgacaaaggAAGATATGCATGTCTATCAATGTATACATATGTAAGTAAGAGAGAACATGAAAAGAGACAATACACAATAGCAGAGACACCACGACAGTAGCGCTCCCACATTGTTCGAAACCTCCGTTGTCCACCAAGATCCCAAAGCTTTATCGTGACATTTCCCTTAGTCACTTTTCGCATATTGAACCCAACCTAAAGTTCAATAGCAAAATTCACATTTCAATTAGCACGTGCACAATCCTTAAATTCTGAattcaaatttaacaaaaaaagtaaagataCTTACAGTTGGAATCATATCCTCGCTGTACCCTCCTGTCtgtcaaacaaaacaaacaaaaatcaatgaCCAAACTATGAAACCATATCCACGAGAACAAGCAACAAAACCAGTAATAATGAGTTAACTCACAGCAATTGAATTGACAAG
Above is a genomic segment from Medicago truncatula cultivar Jemalong A17 chromosome 5, MtrunA17r5.0-ANR, whole genome shotgun sequence containing:
- the LOC11433656 gene encoding ADP-ribosylation factor-like protein 8c yields the protein MGLWDSLLNWLRSLFFKQEMELSLVGLQNAGKTSLVNSIATGGYSEDMIPTVGFNMRKVTKGNVTIKLWDLGGQRRFRTMWERYCRGVSAIVYVVDAADRDSVPITRSELNELLTKPSLNGIPLLVLGNKIDKSEALSKQALVDQLGLESIKDREVCCYMISCKDSVNIDVVIDWLIKHSKTAN